A section of the Castanea sativa cultivar Marrone di Chiusa Pesio chromosome 12, ASM4071231v1 genome encodes:
- the LOC142619640 gene encoding growth-regulating factor 1-like: MDFGVVGLDGLVGSEATGFSSLASDPETKQKWYGSGLFKQERSGNSEDDWRSSKLLKTDDFVASKTMQLQHRNTLLRSNCTTLYSDGQQQQQQMLSFSSPKSESFLAEKNSHNATLLPYYHHSLSGYGKNTGCSSGSLNGTSMNGVIAGARGPFTPSQWMELEHQALIYKYLTANIPVPSNLLIPIRKALDSAGFSSFPGGLLRPNTLGWGSFHLGFSNNTDPEPGRCRRTDGKKWRCSRDAVADQKYCERHMNRGRHRSRKPVEGQTGHAVSGTPTTTTATTSTSTSSTISKLSPIASSSSASVVVPVGASNSLAIASHQQLKSLQPGASNPSAATTINRMFINKDNVGERMQDTPGLSILSSSIDHKPKENSFMIQKQQIPYEESTRTEFGLVTSDALLNPSNKSSSLMNCSSQELSDRRTESQQSLRHFIDDWPKIQSDRSAVSWPELDMQSDRTQLSISIPMASSDFISSTSSPSSNEKLTLSPLRLSRELDPIRMGLGVSSAINEPNQRQTNWIPISWETSMGGPLGEVLHHSNNNVVDCKRSSALNLMTAGWDSSPPLGSSPTGVLQKTTFGSLSNSSAGSSPRADNHRTLEGASLCNDLLGSTLVNSSSSLPAL; encoded by the exons ATGGATTTTGGGGTGGTGGGTTTGGATGGGTTGGTGGGTTCAGAAGCTACTGGTTTTTCTTCACTTGCTTCAGATCCTGAGACAAAGCAGAAGTGGTACGGATCTGGGTTGTTTAAGCAAGAGAGATCTGGCAACTCTGAAGATGACTGGAGGAGCTCAAAGCTGCTTAAAACTGATGACTTTGTTGCCTCCAAGACAATGCAACTTCAGCACAGAAACACTCTGCTGAGATCTAATTGCACTACTCTCTACTCTGATGGtcagcaacaacaacagcaaatGCTGAGCTTCTCTAGTCCCAAATCAGAATCTTTTTTAGCTGAAAAGAATTCTCACAATGCCACATTATTGCCTTACTATCATCATTCATTATCAGGTTATGGTAAAAATACAG gcTGTAGTTCTGGGAGCTTGAATGGTACAAGCATGAATGGGGTTATAGCAGGAGCTAGAGGGCCATTCACTCCCTCTCAATGGATGGAGCTAGAACACCAGGCCTTGATCTACAAATACTTAACTGCAAATATACCTGTACCATCTAACTTGCTCATCCCCATTAGAAAAGCCCTTGATTCTGCTGGGTTCTCTAGCTTTCCAGGGGGACTTCTAAGACCCAATAcat TGGGATGGGGTTCTTTCCATCTTGGATTCTCCAACAACACCGATCCTGAGCCCGGAAGGTGTCGTAGGACCGATGGTAAGAAATGGCGGTGCTCTAGAGATGCTGTTGCCGACCAGAAATATTGTGAAAGGCACATGAACAGAGGCCGCCATCGTTCAAGAAAGCCTGTGGAAGGCCAAACAGGCCATGCCGTTTCCGGAACCCCAACTACTACTACTGCCACTACAAGCACGAGCACCAGTAGCACTATCTCAAAGCTGAGTCCTATTGCATCATCCTCATCAGCTTCAGTGGTGGTGCCTGTTGGCGCATCTAATAGCCTTGCCATTGCTTCTCACCAACAGCTCAAGAGCTTGCAGCCTGGTGCATCTAATCCTTCCGCAGCCACCACCATCAACAg GATGTTTATTAACAAAGATAATGTGGGTGAGAGAATGCAAGATACACCTGGCCTCTCCATTCTATCTTCCTCCATTGACCATAAACCTAAAGAAAACTCATTCATGATTCAAAAACAGCAAATCCCATATGAAGAATCCACTAGAACTGAGTTTGGGCTAGTCACTTCTGATGCCCTCCTCAACCCTTCTAATAAAAGCTCCAGCTTAATGAACTGTTCGTCACAAGAGCTTAGTGATAGAAGAACCGAATCACAACAATCTCTTCGCCATTTCATTGATGACTGGCCTAAAATTCAATCTGATCGCTCAGCTGTTTCCTGGCCTGAGCTTGACATGCAATCAGATAGGACCCAACTATCCATTTCAATCCCTATGGCTTCCTCAGACTTCATCTCGTCCACTTCCTCTCCCAGCTCCAATGAGAAACTCACTCTCTCCCCGCTCAGACTCTCACGTGAGTTAGACCCAATAAGGATGGGTTTGGGAGTGAGTAGTGCCATCAATGAGCCAAACCAAAGGCAAACAAATTGGATTCCTATCTCTTGGGAAACTTCCATGGGTGGTCCTCTTGGAGAGGTTTTGCATCATAGTAATAACAATGTGGTGGATTGCAAGAGATCATCTGCACTTAACCTTATGACTGCGGGTTGGGACAGTAGTCCTCCTTTAGGATCATCTCCAACTGGTGTGTTACAGAAAACCACATTTGGGTCTCTCTCTAACAGCAGTGCAGGAAGTAGCCCAAGAGCTGACAACCACAGGACCCTTGAAGGGGCTAGCCTCTGTAACGACCTCCTTGGTTCAACTCTTGTGAATTCATCATCGTCATTGCCTGCCTTGTAG